The DNA segment GGCAGCTCTGTGCCCACAAGCACAGTCAGTTCCGGCTGCATGGAATGACATTTTGGAATTGCATTCAATTCCATGCTTTGCAGGGCACCTCCATCAACACCCACTGGAAAGACAGGTTATGCCTCATGGCTCGTCCATGCCATGAGGCATCCGGCTTGGCCATGCCATGGGGCATGACCATGACACACGGGCTACCCCCAGCAACCAGGATCCATCCGGACTCACCGTGACGAGGACGCAATGAAGGTCGGCGGGTGGCCCGGGGCCAGCGGcgggcagcaggagctgagccagCCGTGCCGGGTTGTTGACACGGAGGATGTTGATGTCGTTCTCGCAGCAGAAAGCCTGGATCAACGTGAAGTGGATCTGCAGCGCCGcatctccctcctcttcctcatcgGCCGCAAGTAAGCACAGCACCACGTTATCCGGATCCCTGCGGGGATGCACAATGTCACCGGGAAGGGTGGCGGCACACCGGGGTAAGGGGTTCAGCACCGGGGTTTCACTCACACATTAAGTAACTTGGCTGCCTCATAGACACCAAGGGTGAGGCTCCGCTGGCTCAGCGCCTTGCTCAGCACCTCCTCCAGCGCGTCCCCCGCCTGCTCCATCCTGCCACCGGGACAAGCACAGACAGGAAGCCACCGGTTACCGAGGGGGTTGACACCGCTCCGCACCCCCTTCCTTCCCGCATGCCGTGCCCGTACCTTACCTCCCGGCGGTGCGGTGGTCCCCGGGCAGCTCCTCCAGGGTCATAGTTCCGCTGCGGGCCGTGCCGGGTACTGGGACCGCTCCCAGTAGCGCCCTGTCCGCTGCGCGCCGCGCCACCGCCTCTGCAGCACAAAGGCGCCCCGCAGGCGTTATCCGACCTGCGTCCAGCCAATCCGCGCCGGCCATATTTGCATATCGCCCATCTATTGGTTTATGCAAATGAGAGCACTCCCCCTTCTCGCTGACACCGTGCCTTAGAGCCGCCGGCCACGGGAACCGGCGGAGCGGTGGCTGCTGATTGGCTGCTGGAGGTGAGGGGGCGTGGCCTATGGAGGCGATGAGGTGGGGGCGGGAGGAGCCGGTTCCCGTCAGGGAGCAGCCGCCGATCCCGGGAACGGGGAGCAGGGATTGGGGCTGGGCGCGTTCGTTCTCCTAAGCCATAAAACCGGGAACCCTCGGGGCCGGTTCCCGTTGTGGCAGCGCGGCCGTGGGGCGGCCATTTTGAGCGCTTCAGCTTTGCTCCTCCGTGCGCCCACACCGAGCCCGAGGCTCCCGTGCGGGTCGAGGTGTGCCAAggggctctgctgcctgtgtcCGGCACCACCGGGATGTTCCCGGGATAACGGTCCTGGGTAGGATACCCCCTCCATGAGCATCCATCCTATGTGGGTCCAGCCTCACCACCCCTCACAGCACCAGGGCCAGCCTGCACCGGGCATCCTCCTGCACCGATGTGCTCCCGCTTGCTGCGGCCCCACGGGCACGAGTTCCCTGGGGCCTCCCGTCGGGATGGAGCTGTCTGCCCGCACCACGGAGCTCCCCGGCAGGAACCGCGCACCCCGCAGCGGGGGGAGGCAGCGCCGGCCTG comes from the Melopsittacus undulatus isolate bMelUnd1 chromosome 6, bMelUnd1.mat.Z, whole genome shotgun sequence genome and includes:
- the GADD45A gene encoding growth arrest and DNA damage-inducible protein GADD45 alpha — translated: MTLEELPGDHRTAGRMEQAGDALEEVLSKALSQRSLTLGVYEAAKLLNVDPDNVVLCLLAADEEEEGDAALQIHFTLIQAFCCENDINILRVNNPARLAQLLLPAAGPGPPADLHCVLVTNPHASQWKDPALSQLMCFCRESRYMDQWVPVINLPER